One Streptomyces sp. V4I8 genomic window carries:
- a CDS encoding SDR family NAD(P)-dependent oxidoreductase encodes MSTILITGATSGLGRYAAFELVRSGHVVLAHGRDPDRTRQLVEELRAEGDAEGFVADLASLTQVRELGSHVADAHPDLEVLINNAGVGAGAPGAGRELSADGHELRLAVNYLAPVTLTLALLPVLRANAPARIVNVGSAGQEPPDFDDVEFRRGYDGFAAYRRAKFALAAHTFALAEELADTGVAVNVVHPATFMDTAMVREGGVAPWNTVADGAPAVLALATQDLGTGRYFDGTSPARAHEGTYDPEVRKQLAAVTRQLLSL; translated from the coding sequence ATGTCCACCATTCTCATCACCGGCGCCACCTCCGGCCTCGGGCGGTACGCGGCCTTCGAGCTGGTCCGCTCGGGGCATGTCGTTCTCGCCCACGGTCGTGATCCGGACCGTACGCGACAGCTGGTCGAGGAACTGCGGGCCGAAGGTGATGCCGAGGGCTTCGTCGCCGATCTGGCCTCGCTGACGCAGGTGCGCGAGCTGGGTTCGCATGTCGCCGACGCGCATCCCGATCTGGAGGTGCTGATCAACAACGCGGGCGTGGGAGCGGGCGCGCCCGGCGCGGGGCGCGAGCTGAGCGCCGACGGACACGAACTACGGCTGGCCGTCAACTACTTGGCGCCCGTGACGCTGACGCTTGCCCTGCTCCCGGTGCTGCGCGCGAACGCGCCCGCCCGGATCGTCAACGTCGGCTCGGCCGGCCAGGAGCCCCCCGACTTCGACGATGTGGAGTTCCGCCGCGGATACGACGGCTTCGCCGCGTACCGACGAGCCAAGTTCGCTCTGGCGGCCCATACGTTCGCCCTCGCGGAGGAGTTGGCGGACACCGGCGTCGCGGTGAACGTGGTTCATCCGGCGACCTTCATGGACACGGCGATGGTGCGTGAAGGCGGGGTCGCGCCCTGGAACACGGTCGCCGACGGCGCCCCGGCCGTCCTGGCCCTGGCGACCCAGGACCTGGGCACGGGCCGGTACTTCGACGGCACGAGCCCGGCCCGGGCGCACGAGGGGACGTACGACCCCGAGGTGCGCAAGCAGCTGGCCGCGGTCACCCGTCAGCTGCTGAGCCTCTGA
- a CDS encoding anhydro-N-acetylmuramic acid kinase — translation MRVIGLMSGTSYDAIDAAVADLSLVGDSLVLKPLGLVSEAYDDVLREALGAALPPGTTSMAEVCRLDTRIGLAFASAALRADRELCDGQAELVASHGQTVYHWAEEGKVYGTLQLGQPAWIAEATGLPVVADFRPRDITAGGQGAPLVSLVDLLWLRGRTGTPVALNIGGIANLTTPDGTAFDTGPGCALIDAAARGFSGGRLAYDLDGALAGRGTVHEPLLRRLLEEPYYALPAPKTTGKELFHLGHLRDALAGFGTLPAEDVVATLTMLTAWTVADAVRAAGATEVIASGGGTRNPVLMTMLGRRLPGVTLRTSDELGLPTAAKEAYAFAVLGFLTAHGLPGTASSATGARHARVLGSITPGRDGLRLPPPAERQPVRLVLE, via the coding sequence ATGCGGGTGATCGGCCTGATGTCCGGAACGTCGTACGACGCCATCGACGCGGCTGTCGCCGACCTGAGCCTCGTCGGCGACAGCCTGGTCCTCAAGCCGCTGGGGCTGGTGAGCGAGGCGTACGACGACGTCCTGCGGGAGGCGCTCGGGGCGGCGCTGCCGCCCGGGACGACCTCGATGGCCGAGGTGTGCCGGCTCGACACACGGATCGGGCTGGCCTTCGCGTCGGCCGCCCTCCGGGCCGACCGTGAACTGTGCGACGGACAGGCCGAGTTGGTGGCCTCGCACGGGCAGACGGTCTACCACTGGGCCGAGGAGGGAAAGGTGTACGGCACCCTCCAGCTCGGGCAGCCCGCGTGGATCGCCGAGGCGACCGGGCTGCCCGTGGTCGCCGACTTCCGGCCGCGCGACATCACCGCCGGCGGCCAGGGCGCCCCGCTGGTCAGCCTGGTCGACCTGCTGTGGCTGCGCGGCCGGACCGGCACGCCCGTCGCCCTCAACATCGGCGGCATCGCCAACCTCACCACGCCCGACGGCACCGCCTTCGACACCGGGCCCGGCTGCGCGCTGATCGACGCGGCGGCGCGGGGCTTCAGCGGCGGACGGCTGGCGTACGACTTGGACGGGGCGCTGGCCGGTCGCGGCACCGTCCACGAGCCGCTGCTGCGACGGCTGCTGGAGGAGCCGTACTACGCGCTGCCCGCACCCAAGACGACCGGCAAGGAGCTGTTCCACCTCGGCCACCTGCGAGACGCGCTGGCCGGGTTCGGCACCCTGCCCGCCGAGGACGTCGTCGCCACGCTGACCATGCTCACGGCATGGACGGTCGCCGACGCCGTACGTGCGGCGGGCGCGACCGAGGTGATCGCCTCGGGTGGCGGGACCCGCAATCCCGTCCTGATGACGATGCTCGGCCGGCGCCTGCCCGGGGTGACCCTGCGCACCTCCGACGAGTTGGGACTGCCAACGGCCGCGAAGGAGGCGTACGCCTTCGCCGTACTGGGCTTCCTGACCGCCCACGGACTACCCGGGACCGCGTCGTCGGCCACGGGCGCCCGCCACGCGCGCGTGCTCGGCTCGATCACCCCGGGCCGGGACGGACTGCGGCTGCCCCCGCCCGCTGAGAGGCAGCCGGTACGGCTCGTGCTGGAGTGA
- a CDS encoding MFS transporter, which yields MTSTSPDRVPVRSRRALVAGSVGNFIEWYEFGVYGYFATIIAARFFTPEGGSEVEALVRTYASFALAFFFRPVGAAVFGRLGDRIGRRPVLILVITLMTGATTLIGALPTYDTVGALAPWLLTFLRVLQGLSAGGEFGGAVSVMTEFAPPGRRGLYGSWQSFTVALGLLGGAGAAALLATVLTERQLGDWGWRLPFLLTLPLGLGALWLRLRLDETPAFREEREAERPPGRAVAGAIALGAGRIMGWAAAGYTFLVVLPSYLQSALDATFQQALIATVLANLGFAVTIVPAGWLSDRVGRRPVMLTGALLVVVLAVPLLNLLQDPGVSLTVKGAAVWGAGAVVGLMAGPGPAMLSELFPTNVRYTGLGLAYALSNAVFSGCAGLIITETIERTGNVDIPAYYAAATCAVSVLALTVAPKRRQVATLEGELS from the coding sequence ATGACGTCGACTTCCCCCGACCGGGTCCCGGTCCGGTCCCGCAGGGCGCTGGTCGCGGGTTCGGTGGGCAACTTCATCGAGTGGTACGAGTTCGGGGTCTACGGCTACTTCGCGACGATCATCGCGGCGCGCTTCTTCACGCCGGAGGGCGGCAGCGAGGTAGAGGCGCTGGTGAGGACGTACGCGTCATTCGCGCTGGCGTTCTTCTTCCGGCCGGTCGGAGCGGCCGTGTTCGGCCGGCTGGGCGACCGGATCGGCCGGCGTCCGGTGCTGATCCTGGTGATCACGCTGATGACCGGGGCGACGACCTTGATCGGCGCGCTGCCCACGTACGACACGGTCGGCGCCCTCGCCCCGTGGCTGCTGACGTTTCTGAGGGTGCTTCAAGGGCTGTCGGCGGGCGGGGAGTTCGGGGGCGCGGTGTCGGTGATGACCGAGTTCGCGCCACCGGGGCGGCGCGGGCTGTACGGGTCGTGGCAGTCGTTCACGGTGGCGCTGGGGCTGCTGGGCGGTGCGGGGGCGGCGGCGCTGCTGGCCACTGTGCTCACGGAGCGGCAACTGGGCGACTGGGGCTGGCGGTTGCCGTTCCTGCTGACGTTGCCGCTGGGGCTGGGCGCCCTGTGGTTGCGGCTGCGGCTGGACGAGACGCCGGCGTTCCGGGAGGAGCGGGAGGCCGAGCGGCCGCCGGGGCGTGCGGTCGCGGGGGCGATCGCGCTGGGCGCCGGGCGGATCATGGGGTGGGCGGCGGCCGGGTACACCTTCCTGGTCGTGCTGCCGTCGTATCTGCAGTCCGCGCTGGACGCGACCTTCCAGCAGGCCCTGATCGCCACGGTGCTGGCCAACCTCGGTTTCGCGGTGACGATCGTGCCGGCGGGGTGGCTCAGCGACCGGGTCGGACGACGGCCGGTGATGCTGACGGGGGCGCTGCTGGTCGTGGTCCTCGCGGTGCCGCTGCTCAACCTTCTCCAGGACCCGGGCGTTTCCCTCACCGTGAAGGGTGCGGCGGTGTGGGGCGCGGGTGCCGTGGTGGGGCTGATGGCGGGGCCGGGTCCGGCGATGCTCTCGGAGCTCTTCCCGACGAACGTCCGCTACACGGGGCTGGGACTCGCCTACGCGCTGTCCAATGCGGTGTTCTCGGGCTGCGCCGGGCTCATCATCACGGAGACGATCGAACGGACCGGGAACGTGGACATCCCCGCGTACTACGCGGCCGCGACCTGCGCGGTGAGCGTCCTCGCGCTGACCGTGGCACCGAAACGGAGACAAGTGGCCACGTTGGAGGGTGAGTTGAGCTGA
- a CDS encoding DUF2510 domain-containing protein, translating into MTQVTPPGWYPDPGQKSDDPPTERWWDGKAWTDQVRPAGSTDAWGPPEQLAAGGAYPVHPGYPGQPPSGGRRGLRTGIAVGVAAVVLASIGVGVYALTADDGSGGGSADSQQQGGPGGQGGQGGQGGPGGGQGGPFGDSGGGNGGSGGGDGDSGGQSPSPDQSEAPKVDSGSVTDAVSGISLAIPDGWYGQKIDWGAHVGSDETYKCPSDTSQTCMKGGAYSAPALALGTKGDTAEEVAKADIAANAEESYGKGYGEITSHEVLASKAVTVAGQKGYLVRWKAVTSKGADGYVESLAFPSPVSEQQIVVVRIGVDVDEGQSVLDEIAKGIKVSTGGGNGQDV; encoded by the coding sequence ATGACGCAGGTGACTCCTCCCGGCTGGTACCCCGACCCGGGGCAGAAAAGTGACGATCCGCCCACCGAGCGCTGGTGGGACGGCAAGGCATGGACGGACCAGGTCCGGCCCGCGGGGTCGACCGACGCATGGGGCCCTCCGGAGCAGTTGGCGGCCGGCGGGGCGTATCCGGTGCATCCCGGATATCCCGGCCAACCGCCGTCGGGCGGGCGACGCGGTCTGCGCACCGGGATAGCCGTGGGAGTGGCCGCGGTGGTCCTCGCGAGCATCGGCGTCGGCGTGTACGCGCTGACCGCCGACGACGGCTCGGGCGGCGGCAGCGCCGACTCCCAGCAGCAGGGCGGCCCGGGGGGACAGGGCGGCCAAGGTGGCCAGGGCGGTCCCGGTGGCGGTCAGGGCGGCCCGTTCGGCGACTCCGGTGGTGGCAACGGCGGGTCCGGAGGCGGCGACGGCGATTCCGGTGGGCAGTCGCCCTCCCCCGACCAGTCCGAGGCGCCGAAGGTGGACAGCGGTTCGGTCACCGACGCCGTGAGCGGGATCAGCCTCGCCATCCCGGACGGCTGGTACGGCCAGAAGATCGACTGGGGTGCGCACGTCGGGTCGGACGAGACGTACAAGTGCCCCTCCGACACCTCACAGACCTGCATGAAGGGCGGCGCCTACTCGGCACCGGCGCTCGCGCTCGGCACCAAGGGCGACACCGCCGAGGAGGTCGCCAAGGCGGACATCGCGGCGAACGCCGAGGAGTCCTACGGCAAGGGCTACGGAGAGATCACCTCGCACGAGGTGCTGGCCTCCAAGGCGGTGACCGTGGCCGGGCAGAAGGGCTATCTGGTCCGCTGGAAGGCCGTCACGAGCAAGGGCGCCGACGGGTACGTCGAGTCGCTGGCCTTCCCCTCGCCCGTCAGTGAGCAGCAGATCGTCGTGGTCCGCATCGGCGTC
- the pcaB gene encoding 3-carboxy-cis,cis-muconate cycloisomerase, translating to MTSPDPDTGLLAPGWAGSPAAAATSDAAYLRALLDAEAALTRAQAALGLAPAEAASAVTEAAEAARFDVRSLAERARAGGNPVIPLVADLTKAVGGEYGPYVHRGATSQDIMDTATMLVAARTLDLVLGDLGRAERALSGLAAEHRDTAMPGRTLTQHAVPTTFGLKAAGWRSLVLDARDRVTAVRDSLPAQLGGAAGTLAAFGAYGAADPVELPTVYARELGLRAPELPWHTLRTPVADLAGCLAFTAGALGKVAVDVLTLSRTEIAELAEGSGGGSSAMPHKSNPVRSMLIASAARRAPQLAATLYGSLAAEDERPAGAWHAEWEPLRELLRLVGGAAGDAVELAEGLRVRPAAMREHLDLTHGLIVSERLSAELAPVLGRARAKELLTRLASEGRPLAEAPELTDVDLDPTHYTGSAGPLTDRALERR from the coding sequence GTGACTTCTCCCGATCCGGACACCGGCCTGCTCGCCCCCGGGTGGGCAGGCTCCCCCGCCGCGGCGGCCACCTCCGACGCGGCCTACCTGCGGGCCCTGCTCGACGCGGAGGCCGCCCTCACCCGCGCCCAGGCCGCCCTGGGTCTCGCCCCGGCCGAAGCCGCGTCGGCGGTGACGGAGGCGGCGGAGGCCGCCCGCTTCGACGTACGGTCCCTCGCCGAGCGTGCCCGCGCCGGCGGCAACCCGGTGATCCCCCTGGTCGCGGATCTGACGAAGGCCGTCGGTGGCGAGTACGGCCCCTACGTGCACCGGGGCGCGACCAGCCAGGACATCATGGACACGGCGACGATGCTGGTCGCCGCGCGCACCCTCGACCTGGTCCTCGGCGACCTCGGCCGTGCGGAAAGGGCTCTGTCCGGGCTGGCCGCCGAGCACCGCGACACCGCGATGCCGGGGCGGACGCTCACCCAGCACGCCGTACCGACGACGTTCGGGCTGAAGGCGGCCGGGTGGCGGTCGCTGGTGCTGGACGCGCGGGACCGGGTGACGGCCGTACGGGACTCGCTGCCCGCCCAACTGGGCGGCGCGGCGGGGACGTTGGCGGCCTTCGGGGCATACGGCGCAGCCGATCCGGTCGAGCTACCGACGGTGTACGCCCGTGAACTCGGCCTTCGTGCCCCGGAGTTGCCGTGGCACACGCTGCGCACACCCGTCGCCGATCTCGCCGGGTGCCTGGCCTTCACGGCGGGAGCGCTCGGCAAGGTCGCCGTGGACGTCCTCACGCTCTCACGCACCGAGATCGCGGAACTCGCGGAAGGCAGCGGCGGGGGCTCGTCCGCGATGCCGCACAAGTCCAATCCCGTACGGTCCATGCTGATCGCCTCCGCGGCGCGGCGGGCACCTCAACTCGCGGCCACTCTTTACGGGTCGCTGGCAGCGGAGGACGAGCGGCCGGCCGGCGCCTGGCACGCGGAGTGGGAGCCGCTGCGGGAGCTGCTGCGGCTGGTCGGCGGGGCCGCCGGCGACGCCGTGGAACTGGCCGAGGGGCTGCGGGTCAGACCTGCCGCCATGCGCGAACACCTCGACCTCACCCATGGGTTGATCGTGTCCGAGCGGCTGTCCGCCGAGCTGGCCCCGGTGCTGGGCCGGGCCCGCGCCAAGGAACTGCTCACCCGACTGGCGTCCGAGGGCCGCCCGCTCGCCGAGGCGCCGGAACTGACGGACGTCGACCTCGATCCCACCCACTACACCGGCTCCGCCGGGCCCCTCACCGACCGTGCTCTGGAGCGACGTTGA
- the pcaH gene encoding protocatechuate 3,4-dioxygenase subunit beta produces MTLTQHDIDQEIAAERAAYEKRVADGAPVEHHPRRDYTPYRSSVLRHPKQPPITIDVSKDPELVELHSPAFGERDITEIDNDLTRQHNGEPIGERITVEGRLLDRDGRPLRGQLIEVWQANSAGRYAHQREQHDAPLDPNFTGVGRTLTDDSGFYRFTTIQPGPYPWRQHVNAWRPAHIHFSLFGTAFTQRLVTQMYFPSDPLFPYDPIIQSVTDDAARQRLVATYDHSLSVPEFSMGYHWDIVLDGPNATWIEEGR; encoded by the coding sequence ATGACTCTCACTCAGCACGACATCGACCAGGAGATCGCGGCCGAGCGCGCCGCGTACGAGAAGCGCGTCGCCGACGGCGCCCCTGTCGAGCACCACCCGCGCCGCGACTACACCCCGTACCGCTCCTCGGTGCTGCGGCATCCGAAACAGCCGCCGATCACGATCGACGTCAGCAAGGACCCGGAGCTGGTGGAGCTGCACTCCCCCGCCTTCGGCGAGCGGGACATCACCGAGATCGACAACGACCTCACCCGGCAGCACAACGGGGAGCCCATCGGCGAGCGCATCACCGTCGAGGGCCGGCTCCTCGACCGCGACGGCCGTCCGCTCCGCGGCCAGCTGATCGAGGTCTGGCAGGCGAACTCGGCCGGCCGCTACGCCCACCAGCGCGAGCAGCACGACGCCCCGCTGGACCCGAACTTCACCGGCGTCGGCCGCACGCTGACCGACGACAGCGGCTTCTACCGCTTCACCACCATCCAGCCCGGCCCGTACCCCTGGCGCCAGCACGTCAACGCCTGGCGGCCGGCCCACATCCACTTCTCGCTGTTCGGTACGGCGTTCACCCAGCGGCTGGTGACGCAGATGTACTTCCCGAGCGACCCGCTGTTCCCGTACGACCCGATCATCCAGTCGGTGACGGACGACGCGGCCCGGCAGCGGCTGGTCGCCACCTACGACCACAGCCTGTCGGTGCCGGAGTTCTCGATGGGCTACCACTGGGACATCGTCCTCGACGGACCGAACGCCACCTGGATCGAAGAGGGACGCTGA
- the pcaG gene encoding protocatechuate 3,4-dioxygenase subunit alpha: MTKIDTSRPETVLPTPSHTVGPFYGHALPFPGGGDIAPVGHPAGIALQGYIHDGRGNPLPDAFVELWSADPDGNVPQVDGSIRRDPASGGYLGRNGVEFTGWGRIQTDANGHWTARTLRPGARGLSAPYISVCVFARGLLVHLYTRIYLPGDEAALAADPLLARVPAERRDTLIAREQRDGTYRFDIRLQGEGETVFLEFQ, from the coding sequence ATGACGAAGATCGACACGAGCCGCCCGGAGACCGTGCTCCCCACCCCCTCGCACACGGTCGGCCCCTTCTACGGCCATGCCCTGCCCTTCCCCGGCGGCGGTGACATCGCGCCCGTCGGGCACCCGGCCGGCATCGCCCTCCAGGGCTACATCCACGACGGCAGGGGCAACCCGCTGCCCGACGCGTTCGTGGAACTGTGGAGCGCCGACCCGGACGGCAACGTCCCGCAGGTCGACGGTTCGATCCGGCGCGACCCGGCGAGCGGCGGCTATCTGGGCCGCAACGGCGTGGAGTTCACGGGGTGGGGCCGCATCCAGACCGACGCCAACGGGCACTGGACCGCGCGGACGCTGCGGCCGGGCGCGCGCGGGCTGAGCGCGCCGTACATCAGCGTGTGCGTGTTCGCGCGCGGTCTGCTGGTGCATCTGTACACGCGGATCTACCTGCCGGGCGACGAGGCGGCCCTCGCCGCGGACCCGCTGCTCGCCCGGGTGCCGGCCGAGCGGCGCGACACGCTGATCGCGCGGGAACAGCGCGATGGCACCTACCGTTTCGACATCCGCCTTCAGGGCGAAGGCGAGACGGTCTTCCTGGAGTTCCAGTGA
- a CDS encoding AAA family ATPase, whose product MTEVRPTQAASASLWERDEEVAAVERALDTLCADKSSSGSLLVLRGEAGLGKTALLAETRRIAEARGCQVWSARGSETLNSVPFNVVRQLLQPALLSLMPEEAREYLGDWYDVAGPALGITEPGERQADPQGVCDGLVAAVRRLARRDWPLVLLIDDAHWADQETLRWLAAFAERLGEQNVLVVVARRPGEVSGDSARHLDAVAAAGSSVATLSALTPDATAGLTRATLGAHADAPFCREVWAVTGGNPYETVELLAKVQDSEFDPTESAAGELRALNRSARGGGLVARLETLGIEATRFAWAAAILGTGISVDLVAELATMSVDEAVRCADLLRTARILTEPDPAGAQPDDGDLEFVHPLIATAVYNSIPDALRTAMHGIAARVVTDNGRGAAVAARHLLEVHPDNDEELVEQLREAAREHLAVGAPDAARRCLERALLEPPLPEAHARVLHELGCATLLTAPATTIDHLQTALAMPGLDGDERVDAVYRLSQALLHNDQLEEAVRTVEAEAARHQAGPARLRLQAVQFMWEGIHAGEDTSPGRSARLAELAATCTGRDNSERALLILRGFDAMARGENAEEVVELCDRALVNGRLAPGLGWTDPEWGIEPLMMLANSYAFTDRLDRAESLYNEALRAYESAGWSGGHLALAHAYVGVGHRRRGRLREAEASLRKSLALAERVGRGLPLYWSATCNLVDTLLARGHVDAAWEIAEQYGFAPPYPSTIVLPDPRSVRGRLLLAVGRTKDGINELEAAEKAAAVRGHHNPVLVPWTVDLARALANEDPARAARLATDVRRHAERLGTDTALGEALRCAAALETGQRAVRLAEQAVTYLEASPCQYEHAAARVEYGIAARSTAELQRGLTLARSCGADGLVAQAEAALLSGVV is encoded by the coding sequence ATGACGGAGGTACGGCCCACACAGGCCGCCTCGGCCTCCCTGTGGGAGCGCGACGAGGAAGTCGCCGCCGTCGAGCGGGCGCTCGACACCCTGTGCGCGGACAAGTCCTCCTCGGGAAGTCTCCTGGTGCTCCGGGGCGAGGCGGGACTCGGCAAGACCGCGCTGCTGGCCGAAACACGCCGCATCGCCGAGGCCCGCGGCTGCCAAGTGTGGTCCGCCCGGGGCAGCGAGACCCTGAATTCCGTTCCCTTCAACGTCGTACGGCAGCTGCTCCAGCCCGCGCTGCTGTCCCTGATGCCGGAAGAGGCACGCGAGTACCTCGGCGACTGGTACGACGTCGCCGGACCCGCCCTCGGCATCACGGAACCGGGCGAGCGCCAGGCCGACCCGCAGGGCGTCTGCGACGGCCTGGTGGCGGCCGTACGCCGACTGGCCCGCCGTGACTGGCCGCTGGTGCTGCTGATCGACGACGCCCACTGGGCCGACCAGGAGACCCTGCGCTGGCTCGCCGCCTTCGCCGAACGCCTCGGTGAGCAGAACGTCCTGGTCGTGGTGGCCCGCCGCCCCGGCGAGGTCAGCGGCGACAGCGCCCGCCACCTCGACGCGGTCGCCGCCGCGGGCAGCTCCGTCGCCACCCTGAGCGCCCTCACCCCGGACGCGACCGCCGGCCTCACCCGCGCCACCCTGGGCGCGCACGCCGACGCCCCGTTCTGTCGCGAGGTCTGGGCGGTGACCGGCGGCAACCCCTACGAGACCGTCGAACTCCTCGCCAAGGTGCAGGACAGCGAGTTCGACCCGACCGAGTCCGCGGCCGGCGAGCTGCGCGCCCTGAACCGCTCGGCGCGCGGCGGCGGCCTGGTCGCCCGCCTGGAGACGCTCGGCATCGAGGCCACCCGGTTCGCCTGGGCGGCCGCCATCCTCGGCACCGGCATCTCGGTCGACCTGGTGGCCGAGCTCGCCACCATGAGCGTGGACGAGGCCGTGCGCTGCGCCGACCTGCTGCGCACCGCCCGCATCCTCACCGAGCCCGACCCGGCGGGCGCCCAACCGGACGACGGCGACCTGGAGTTCGTCCACCCGCTGATCGCCACCGCCGTCTACAACTCCATCCCCGACGCCCTGCGCACCGCGATGCACGGCATCGCCGCCCGCGTCGTCACCGACAACGGCCGTGGCGCCGCGGTCGCCGCCCGCCACCTCCTCGAGGTCCACCCGGACAACGACGAGGAACTCGTCGAGCAGCTGCGCGAGGCCGCCCGCGAACATCTCGCCGTCGGCGCTCCCGACGCGGCCCGCCGCTGTCTGGAGCGCGCCCTGCTGGAGCCGCCCCTGCCCGAGGCCCACGCGCGCGTGCTCCACGAACTGGGCTGCGCCACCCTCCTCACCGCACCCGCCACCACCATCGACCACCTCCAGACCGCCCTCGCCATGCCCGGTCTCGACGGCGACGAACGCGTCGACGCCGTCTACCGCCTCTCCCAGGCCCTGCTCCACAACGACCAGCTGGAGGAGGCCGTCCGCACCGTCGAGGCGGAGGCCGCCCGGCACCAGGCCGGCCCCGCGAGGCTGCGGCTGCAGGCCGTGCAGTTCATGTGGGAGGGCATCCACGCCGGCGAGGACACCTCCCCGGGACGCTCCGCACGCCTCGCCGAACTCGCCGCGACCTGCACCGGCCGCGACAACTCCGAGCGGGCCCTGCTCATCCTGCGCGGCTTCGACGCGATGGCCCGCGGCGAGAACGCCGAAGAGGTCGTCGAGCTGTGCGACCGCGCCCTCGTCAACGGCCGCCTCGCCCCCGGACTCGGCTGGACCGACCCGGAGTGGGGCATCGAGCCGCTGATGATGCTGGCCAACTCCTACGCCTTCACCGACCGCCTCGACCGGGCCGAGTCCCTCTACAACGAGGCCCTTCGCGCCTACGAGTCCGCCGGCTGGAGCGGCGGCCACCTCGCCCTGGCCCACGCCTACGTCGGCGTCGGCCACCGCAGGCGCGGCCGGCTCCGCGAGGCAGAGGCCTCCCTGCGCAAGTCGCTGGCGCTCGCCGAGCGCGTCGGCCGCGGACTGCCCCTGTACTGGTCCGCGACCTGCAACCTCGTCGACACGCTGCTCGCCCGCGGGCACGTCGACGCGGCCTGGGAGATCGCCGAGCAGTACGGCTTCGCCCCGCCCTACCCGTCCACCATCGTGCTGCCGGACCCGCGCTCGGTCCGCGGCCGACTGCTCCTCGCCGTCGGCCGCACCAAGGACGGCATCAACGAACTGGAGGCGGCGGAGAAGGCGGCGGCCGTACGCGGCCACCACAACCCGGTGCTCGTCCCCTGGACCGTTGATCTGGCCCGCGCCCTCGCCAACGAGGACCCGGCGCGCGCCGCCCGGCTCGCCACCGACGTCCGCAGGCACGCCGAGCGGCTCGGCACCGACACCGCCCTCGGCGAGGCCCTGCGCTGCGCAGCCGCCCTGGAGACCGGCCAGCGCGCGGTACGCCTCGCCGAACAGGCCGTCACCTATCTGGAGGCCTCGCCGTGCCAGTACGAGCACGCGGCGGCCCGCGTCGAGTACGGCATCGCCGCCCGCTCGACCGCGGAGCTCCAGCGCGGGCTGACGCTGGCGCGGTCGTGCGGGGCGGACGGACTGGTGGCACAGGCGGAAGCGGCGTTGCTGTCGGGCGTGGTGTGA
- the pcaD gene encoding 3-oxoadipate enol-lactonase yields MTEKLLNHRAEGPTSAPPLLLGPSLGTSYALWDKVAPELSITHRVIRWDLPGHGGSAADLIGAGATVGDLAGLVLALADSLGIERFAYAGVSLGGAVGLHLAVHHPERVSSLAVICSSAHFNGARPWEERAAVVRSQGLARLAAGANDRWFTPGFTVPELVRDHRDADPGAYAACCDALAAFDLRERLPEISSPTLLIAGREDPATPPAHLREIADAVPGAALVELPGASHLAPAQCPEAVLTALRAHFGGGAQRGMEVRREVLGDAHVDRAQARQTPFTARFQDFISRYAWGEIWTDPTLSRRERSMITLTALVAHGHYDELAMHVRAARRNGLTPEEIGAVLLQTAVYCGVPAANSAFAAAQRVLAEEEG; encoded by the coding sequence TTGACCGAGAAACTGCTCAACCACCGTGCCGAGGGCCCCACTTCCGCTCCCCCGCTGCTTCTCGGCCCCTCGCTCGGCACCTCGTACGCCCTGTGGGACAAGGTCGCACCCGAGCTGTCGATCACCCATCGGGTCATCCGCTGGGATCTGCCGGGGCACGGGGGGTCTGCCGCCGACCTCATCGGCGCGGGCGCGACGGTCGGTGACCTCGCCGGCCTGGTGCTCGCGCTCGCCGACTCGCTGGGTATCGAGCGGTTCGCTTACGCGGGGGTGTCGCTGGGTGGTGCGGTGGGGTTGCACCTGGCCGTGCACCATCCCGAGCGGGTCTCCTCGCTGGCCGTGATCTGTTCGTCGGCGCACTTCAACGGTGCGAGGCCGTGGGAGGAGCGGGCCGCGGTCGTGCGGAGTCAAGGGCTGGCGAGGCTCGCCGCGGGCGCGAACGACCGCTGGTTCACGCCCGGCTTCACCGTGCCGGAGTTGGTCCGGGACCACCGCGACGCCGATCCGGGCGCGTACGCCGCCTGCTGTGACGCGCTCGCCGCCTTCGACCTGCGCGAACGGCTGCCCGAGATCTCCTCGCCCACCCTGCTGATCGCGGGGCGGGAGGATCCGGCGACGCCTCCGGCGCATCTGCGGGAGATCGCGGACGCCGTGCCCGGTGCCGCGCTCGTCGAGCTGCCGGGGGCCTCGCATCTGGCGCCGGCGCAGTGTCCGGAGGCCGTGCTGACCGCCCTGCGCGCGCATTTCGGCGGCGGCGCCCAGCGGGGCATGGAGGTGCGCCGCGAGGTGCTCGGTGACGCGCACGTCGACCGGGCCCAGGCGCGGCAGACGCCGTTCACCGCGCGCTTCCAGGACTTCATCTCGCGCTACGCCTGGGGCGAGATCTGGACCGACCCGACACTCAGCCGCCGCGAGCGCAGCATGATCACCCTGACGGCACTGGTCGCTCACGGCCACTACGACGAGCTGGCCATGCATGTGCGGGCGGCCCGGCGCAACGGGCTGACCCCGGAGGAGATCGGGGCCGTACTGCTCCAGACGGCCGTGTACTGCGGGGTTCCGGCGGCGAACTCGGCGTTCGCGGCGGCGCAGCGGGTCCTCGCGGAAGAGGAAGGGTGA